The nucleotide sequence GACTACCGCTTGATCGGGAACAACGTGCGGCCGGTTTATGCGCATAATATGCGCACGATTGCACTTTCTGAAGTTCACCATGTCCGCAGCTTTCAGCACCACAGGCACCAGCGTTCGCAAACGCGCTGTAAATCTCACCCTCAACGAAGGCTTGGTCGCGCAGGCCAAGACCTACACCAGCAACCTGTCCGCCACCATGGAAGAGCTGTTGACCGCCTACGTGGCGAAGCAACAGCAAGCCCGGCTGACGCGTCAGCAGCAAGCCGATGCGGCCGCCATGGACTGGAATGCGGTTCACGCGACGGTAGGCTCGTTCGCTGACGAACACAGCACCTTGTGATGGCGCAGTTCGATGTCCACCGCAACCGGGGCGCATTGAAGGACACCATCCCCTTCGTGGTGATCGTGCAATCGTCCCTCTTTGATCGCTACCGCAGGCGCATGGTGGTGCCGTTGGTGCGCCGCAGCGCCTTGCCTGGCAACGCAAGCACCGCAGGCTCGCGCATGAACCCCGTGTTGGAGGTGGAAGGCGTGTCGTTGGTCTTGCACCCGCTGGATATGGTGTCTGTGGCGGTGGACCAGTTGGGTGAACACGTCACCTCCCTGGCGGAGCATGGGCAGGCGATTGCGGACGCCTTGGATGAGCTGCTCACGCGGGCTTGGGGCTGAGACCCTTTACGATCTAAAGCGGAACTTGCACTATTCACATTCACTAACAGATACCGGTCATTCAGGGGCGACACGCCAGCCAATCAAGATTGCCGGACTGTATGCCGCTAAAGGTGTCATCAAATTACTGTTCAATGGCCCCAGGGACATTAGTCAGACCGAATCGTTGTGAATTTAACCAAATGATCCATCGTCATCCTCGCAATATGCTTCAGCTCCGGACCGTTGTGGCCTACGCTCTAGTTTGGCTATTTGGCCTACTTAGCATGACGATCTCTCATGCCCAGACTGCAAGATTGGGATTTGTTGAGCTGCCGCAATCAGATGGAGGCAACACTGCAGTTTTCTATCCAACCATTGACACAGAATCGCCGGTAAAGAAAGGGCCGTTTGCGCTTTCTTGGGCTAGCAATGCGACGGCGTCAAAAGGCAATGGCCGCTTGATTGTTATCTCTCACGGATCTGGGGGTTCGCCTTGGGTGCACGCCGATTTGGCTCGCGTATTGGTCACTCGCGGTTTTGTGGTGGCAATACCCCAACATCGAGGCGACAACTACTTGGATAACTCCAACCCTGGTCCTTCAAGTTGGGCATTGCGACCGCTGGAAGTCAGCCAAGCTATAGACGTCGTATCTGCTTACGCACCCGTGTCCAGATTTCTCTCACTTGATGCCGTTGGCATATTTGGTGGCTCAGCTGGCGGGCACACCGCTCTCTCACTTGCAGGTGGCGAATGGTCGCCAAGTCGATTTCGTGATCACTGCGAGCAAAACATTGAGCGTGATTTTTCTTCGTGCGTTGGTTTCATAACGCTACTTCGTGGTACCTGGTTTGATACCGTCAAAGTTTGGCTGGCCAAGCGCATCATTTCTTGGCGATTTTCAGACAACAACCTACAAAGCTACATTGACCCGCGAATCAAGGCCTCTGTTGCTATGGTGCCGTTTGCTGCGGACTTTGTGCCTCAATCTCTGGCCGAGCCGAAAGTAGCACTCGGTTTGGTCATCGCAGGGAAAGATGTAAACCAAGTCCCGTCCTTTCATGTCGAAGCAGTCTTAAATGAATGCCAGCCTCTTTGCGAGGTAATCATGAACTTGCCCGAGGCCAGCCACGGGGCAATGCTGTCACCCTTGCCACCGTTTGAACAAGATAGCATCGCAAGTCATTTGCTAAGTGACCCTGCCTC is from Rhodoferax aquaticus and encodes:
- a CDS encoding type II toxin-antitoxin system CcdA family antitoxin; the encoded protein is MSAAFSTTGTSVRKRAVNLTLNEGLVAQAKTYTSNLSATMEELLTAYVAKQQQARLTRQQQADAAAMDWNAVHATVGSFADEHSTL
- a CDS encoding CcdB family protein, whose amino-acid sequence is MAQFDVHRNRGALKDTIPFVVIVQSSLFDRYRRRMVVPLVRRSALPGNASTAGSRMNPVLEVEGVSLVLHPLDMVSVAVDQLGEHVTSLAEHGQAIADALDELLTRAWG
- a CDS encoding alpha/beta hydrolase family protein → MTISHAQTARLGFVELPQSDGGNTAVFYPTIDTESPVKKGPFALSWASNATASKGNGRLIVISHGSGGSPWVHADLARVLVTRGFVVAIPQHRGDNYLDNSNPGPSSWALRPLEVSQAIDVVSAYAPVSRFLSLDAVGIFGGSAGGHTALSLAGGEWSPSRFRDHCEQNIERDFSSCVGFITLLRGTWFDTVKVWLAKRIISWRFSDNNLQSYIDPRIKASVAMVPFAADFVPQSLAEPKVALGLVIAGKDVNQVPSFHVEAVLNECQPLCEVIMNLPEASHGAMLSPLPPFEQDSIASHLLSDPASFDRAAVLPQLYALIANFFVKKLL